One part of the Corynebacterium aurimucosum ATCC 700975 genome encodes these proteins:
- a CDS encoding NAD(P)H-quinone dehydrogenase, with protein sequence MSQEAPRIVIIGGGPAGYEAATAGAKYGAHITLVEEQGPGGSSVLLDCVPSKSFIAGANIRTDFRRADDMGLNHQLSSLQLSLEALNGRVQALAANQSRDVRAGLEKIGVKVIDGRAAFSEDQHGVKGAAHKVDVTHKDGTTETLDADLVLVATGATPRILPGAQPDGERILTWQQVYDLKEEPEHLIVVGSGVTGAEFVSAFAEMGVRVTMVASRDRILPHDDADAADVLETVLAERGVELEKNCRVETVSRTEDGNVVVKTQDGREIHGSHVIMSIGSIPNTKNLGLEHVGVATTPSGHIEVDRVSRTNVAGIYAAGDCSDLFPLASVAAMQGRIAMYHSLGEGVSPLRLKTVATAVFTRPEIAAVGFTQAEIEAGEVAARTIMMPLNTNPRAKMRSLQHGFVKLFCRATSGRVIGGVIVAPTASELILPIAVAVTNQLTVNQLADSLAVYPSLSGTITEAARRLVAHDDLE encoded by the coding sequence GTGTCACAGGAAGCCCCCCGCATCGTAATCATCGGCGGTGGCCCCGCAGGCTACGAGGCTGCGACCGCCGGCGCCAAGTACGGCGCCCACATTACGTTGGTTGAGGAACAGGGCCCCGGTGGCTCCTCCGTTCTCTTGGACTGCGTGCCATCGAAGTCCTTCATCGCTGGCGCCAACATTCGTACCGACTTCCGCCGTGCGGATGACATGGGCCTGAACCACCAGCTCAGCTCCTTGCAGCTGAGCCTGGAGGCCCTCAACGGCCGTGTGCAGGCGCTGGCTGCTAACCAGTCCCGTGACGTCCGCGCGGGTCTAGAGAAGATTGGCGTCAAGGTCATTGATGGTCGCGCCGCCTTCTCTGAGGATCAGCATGGTGTGAAGGGTGCAGCACACAAGGTTGATGTCACCCATAAGGATGGCACCACTGAAACCCTCGACGCGGACCTCGTCCTCGTTGCCACCGGCGCTACCCCGCGCATTCTGCCGGGCGCGCAGCCGGACGGCGAGCGCATCCTCACCTGGCAGCAGGTTTATGACCTCAAGGAGGAGCCGGAGCACCTCATCGTGGTGGGCTCCGGTGTGACCGGTGCGGAGTTCGTGTCCGCCTTCGCGGAGATGGGCGTGCGCGTGACCATGGTGGCTTCCCGCGACCGCATTCTGCCGCATGATGACGCCGATGCTGCCGACGTCCTCGAGACCGTCCTGGCTGAGCGTGGCGTGGAGCTGGAGAAGAACTGCCGCGTGGAGACGGTCTCCCGCACTGAGGACGGCAACGTGGTGGTCAAGACCCAGGATGGCCGCGAGATCCACGGTTCCCATGTCATCATGTCCATCGGTTCCATTCCGAATACCAAGAACCTGGGCCTTGAGCACGTTGGTGTAGCCACCACGCCGTCCGGCCACATCGAGGTTGACCGCGTCTCCCGCACCAACGTCGCTGGCATCTATGCCGCCGGTGACTGCTCTGATCTGTTCCCGCTGGCTTCCGTTGCCGCGATGCAGGGCCGTATCGCCATGTACCACTCCCTGGGTGAGGGCGTGTCCCCGCTGCGTCTGAAGACCGTGGCGACTGCCGTGTTTACCCGCCCGGAGATCGCTGCCGTGGGCTTTACCCAGGCGGAGATTGAGGCCGGTGAGGTCGCCGCCCGCACCATCATGATGCCGCTGAACACCAACCCGCGCGCCAAGATGCGCTCCCTGCAGCACGGCTTTGTGAAACTCTTCTGCCGCGCTACCTCCGGCCGAGTCATTGGCGGCGTTATCGTCGCGCCGACTGCCTCCGAGCTCATCCTGCCCATCGCCGTGGCGGTGACCAACCAGCTCACCGTGAACCAGCTCGCGGATTCCCTGGCGGTCTATCCGTCCCTGTCGGGCACCATCACGGAGGCGGCCCGCCGCCTTGTTGCCCACGACGACCTTGAGTAA
- a CDS encoding ABC transporter ATP-binding protein: MNSVTISNVHKYLGEGAQRTHVLKGASLEAGEGEFLGISGKSGSGKTTLLRAVAGLLPIDEGSISVFDTCVSTAAPKELLALRRNTIGFVYQDDLLMNELTALENVMLVLAAAGFDETTAHDKACEALTQVGLAELAQRFPAEMSRGQCQRVGIARALSGKRRILLADEPSAALDSENSHGIFRLFKKLASTGTTVIATSHDPIMLDYCSTAYTLIDGQLGKAAPNAQ, translated from the coding sequence ATGAACTCAGTCACCATTTCTAACGTCCACAAGTATTTAGGCGAAGGCGCCCAGCGCACGCATGTTCTCAAAGGCGCAAGCCTAGAAGCTGGTGAAGGCGAGTTTCTCGGCATTTCAGGAAAGAGCGGCTCCGGTAAAACAACTCTCCTGCGCGCGGTTGCAGGTCTTCTACCTATCGATGAAGGCTCAATCTCGGTCTTCGATACCTGTGTATCCACCGCTGCTCCCAAGGAACTACTCGCCTTGCGCCGCAACACAATCGGCTTCGTCTATCAAGACGACCTGTTGATGAATGAACTCACAGCGCTCGAAAATGTCATGCTTGTGCTTGCTGCAGCGGGATTCGATGAGACGACGGCACACGACAAGGCTTGCGAGGCCTTAACCCAGGTAGGACTTGCAGAACTCGCTCAACGATTTCCCGCAGAGATGTCGCGCGGCCAATGCCAAAGAGTAGGAATCGCCCGAGCACTGTCTGGGAAACGGCGAATTCTCTTGGCTGATGAGCCGTCTGCTGCGCTCGATTCTGAAAACTCGCACGGCATTTTTCGACTCTTCAAGAAGCTGGCATCAACTGGCACAACCGTGATAGCGACCAGTCACGATCCCATCATGCTCGACTATTGCAGCACGGCCTACACGCTGATCGACGGCCAGCTTGGGAAAGCAGCCCCGAATGCTCAATGA
- the prpB gene encoding methylisocitrate lyase, whose translation MAGLFGSTISNAGKRKSFREALNAPEITTLPGAFNPLTARLIQDIGGFGGVYVSGAVLANDLGLPDIGLTTLTEVAQRAGHIARATDLPVLVDADTGFGEPMSAARTVAALEDAGLAGCHLEDQVNPKRCGHLDGKEVVPTDLMVRRITAAVNERRDENFIICARTDAAGIHGIDEAIERAKAYADAGADLIFTEALYSPEDFEKFRAAVDTPLLANMTEFGKTELLSAKRIEDLGYNAVIWPVSTLRVAMGATEEFLRDMQETGLQSEEWLERMQHRSRLYELVRYDEYNAFDQSVFTYSKDSYKPTFD comes from the coding sequence ATGGCTGGCCTATTTGGCTCCACTATCAGCAATGCCGGCAAGCGCAAGAGCTTCCGCGAGGCGCTGAACGCACCGGAAATCACCACACTGCCGGGTGCCTTCAACCCGCTTACCGCACGGCTTATCCAGGACATCGGCGGCTTCGGCGGCGTGTACGTCTCCGGCGCGGTGCTGGCCAATGACTTGGGGCTGCCGGATATCGGCCTGACCACGCTCACGGAGGTAGCGCAGCGCGCCGGGCACATCGCCCGTGCCACGGACTTGCCGGTGCTTGTCGACGCCGACACTGGCTTCGGCGAACCCATGTCCGCCGCCCGTACTGTCGCCGCGCTGGAGGACGCCGGCCTGGCTGGTTGCCACCTGGAGGACCAGGTCAACCCGAAGCGCTGCGGCCACCTCGATGGCAAGGAAGTGGTGCCGACGGACCTCATGGTTCGCCGCATCACCGCCGCCGTCAACGAGCGCCGCGATGAGAATTTCATCATCTGTGCGCGCACCGATGCCGCCGGCATCCACGGCATCGATGAGGCCATCGAGCGCGCCAAGGCCTATGCTGACGCCGGCGCGGACCTCATCTTCACCGAGGCCCTCTACTCGCCGGAGGACTTTGAAAAGTTCCGTGCCGCCGTGGACACCCCGCTGCTGGCCAACATGACAGAGTTCGGCAAGACCGAGCTGCTATCCGCCAAGCGCATCGAAGACTTGGGCTATAACGCCGTCATCTGGCCGGTGTCCACCCTGCGCGTGGCCATGGGTGCTACCGAAGAGTTCCTCCGCGACATGCAGGAAACCGGCCTGCAATCCGAGGAGTGGCTCGAGCGCATGCAGCATCGCTCCCGCCTCTACGAGCTGGTGCGCTACGACGAGTACAACGCCTTTGACCAGAGCGTGTTCACGTACTCCAAGGACAGCTACAAGCCCACCTTTGACTAA
- the prpD gene encoding 2-methylcitrate dehydratase PrpD, protein MINHEVRTHKSAEDFPIEEHLAYKIAKVAADSVEVPAETTEMIINRIIDNASVAVASATRRPVTSARVIAQAHPAQEGGATIFGVDGTYSAEWAALANGTAVRELDYHDTFLAAEYSHPGDNIPPILAVAQHKGLTGKDLIRGLATGYEIQVNLVKGICLHEWKIDHVAHLGPSVAAGLGTMLNLDVETIYQAIGQALHTTTATRQSRKGLISSWKAYAPAFAGKMGIEAVDRSMRGEGAPAPIWEGEDGFIAWMLHSPERTYTVPLPGGGEPKRAILDTYTKEHSAEYQAQAPIDMAFALKKTLAEKGLKVEDIESIVLHTSHHTHYVIGTGANDPQKMDPNASRETLDHSIMYIFAVALQDGEWDYETSYSDERKHRQDTIDLWHKISTVEDPEWTRRYHSNDLDEKAFGGKAVITFKDGTVIEDERAVADAHPLGARPFGREEYINKFKKLAAGKVSEEEQERFLAAAQNLENLTDLSELNVRLTDEAIATAPETSKGLF, encoded by the coding sequence TTGATTAACCACGAAGTACGTACCCACAAGTCCGCCGAGGACTTCCCCATTGAAGAGCACCTGGCCTACAAGATCGCCAAGGTTGCAGCGGATTCCGTCGAGGTTCCGGCCGAGACCACCGAGATGATCATCAACCGCATCATCGATAACGCTTCCGTGGCCGTCGCTTCCGCAACGCGCCGCCCGGTGACCTCCGCCCGCGTCATCGCGCAGGCCCACCCGGCTCAAGAAGGCGGCGCCACCATCTTCGGCGTTGACGGCACCTACTCCGCCGAGTGGGCAGCCCTGGCCAACGGCACCGCCGTGCGCGAGCTGGACTACCACGACACCTTCCTCGCCGCCGAATACTCCCACCCGGGCGATAACATCCCGCCGATTCTGGCCGTGGCACAGCACAAGGGCCTGACAGGCAAGGACCTCATCCGCGGCCTGGCTACCGGTTATGAAATCCAGGTCAACCTGGTCAAGGGCATCTGCCTCCACGAGTGGAAGATCGACCACGTGGCGCACCTCGGCCCCTCCGTCGCCGCGGGCCTCGGCACCATGCTGAACCTCGACGTCGAGACCATCTACCAGGCCATCGGCCAGGCGCTGCACACCACCACCGCGACGCGCCAGTCCCGCAAGGGTCTGATTTCCTCCTGGAAGGCTTATGCCCCGGCTTTTGCCGGCAAGATGGGTATCGAAGCAGTGGACCGCTCCATGCGCGGCGAGGGTGCCCCGGCCCCGATTTGGGAAGGTGAGGACGGCTTCATCGCGTGGATGCTGCACTCCCCGGAGCGCACCTACACCGTCCCCCTGCCGGGGGGCGGGGAGCCCAAGCGAGCCATCCTGGACACCTACACCAAGGAGCACTCCGCGGAGTACCAGGCACAGGCCCCAATTGATATGGCCTTTGCCCTCAAGAAGACCTTGGCAGAGAAGGGCCTGAAGGTGGAGGACATTGAGTCCATCGTCCTGCACACCTCGCACCACACCCACTACGTCATCGGCACCGGCGCCAACGACCCGCAGAAGATGGACCCGAACGCCTCCCGCGAGACTCTGGATCATTCCATCATGTACATCTTCGCCGTGGCCCTGCAGGACGGCGAGTGGGACTACGAGACCTCCTACTCTGACGAGCGCAAGCACCGCCAGGACACCATCGACCTGTGGCACAAGATTTCCACCGTCGAGGACCCGGAGTGGACCCGCCGCTACCACTCCAACGACCTGGATGAGAAGGCTTTCGGTGGCAAGGCCGTCATCACCTTCAAGGACGGCACCGTGATCGAGGATGAGCGCGCGGTTGCCGACGCCCACCCGCTCGGCGCCCGCCCCTTCGGCCGCGAGGAGTACATCAACAAGTTCAAGAAGCTCGCCGCCGGCAAGGTCTCGGAGGAGGAGCAGGAGCGCTTCCTCGCCGCCGCCCAGAACCTGGAAAACCTCACTGACCTCAGCGAGCTCAACGTTCGCCTCACCGATGAGGCTATCGCCACCGCACCCGAGACCTCGAAGGGACTGTTCTAA
- the upp gene encoding uracil phosphoribosyltransferase, with the protein MDIHVVDHPLAASRLTLMRDARSDNTAFRAALRDLGTMLVYEAARDLPVEHFDCVTPVATAEGTRLQNPPIIVPIIRAGLGMIDPALSMIPDAQVGFIGMARDEETHEPVPYLEALPEDLSGRSVFVVDPMLATGGSLLHSLKLLADRGATDITAICMVSAQPGVDALANSGLPVRLVTAAIDPALNEDAYIVPGLGDAGDRLYGPRNIDL; encoded by the coding sequence ATGGATATCCACGTAGTAGACCACCCCCTCGCCGCCTCCCGGCTCACGCTGATGCGTGATGCCCGCAGTGATAACACCGCTTTCCGTGCCGCCCTGCGAGACCTGGGCACCATGCTGGTGTATGAAGCAGCCCGTGACCTGCCCGTCGAGCATTTTGATTGCGTCACTCCCGTCGCCACGGCGGAGGGCACTCGCCTGCAGAACCCGCCGATTATCGTGCCCATCATCCGTGCTGGTCTGGGCATGATTGACCCGGCGCTGTCTATGATTCCGGATGCCCAGGTCGGCTTCATCGGCATGGCGCGAGATGAGGAAACCCACGAGCCGGTGCCTTATCTGGAGGCCCTTCCGGAGGATCTCAGTGGCCGCAGCGTCTTCGTGGTCGACCCGATGCTCGCCACGGGTGGTTCCCTCCTGCACTCTCTGAAGCTCCTCGCGGACCGCGGCGCTACCGACATCACGGCGATCTGCATGGTCTCCGCCCAGCCGGGCGTTGATGCGCTGGCCAACTCGGGCTTGCCGGTTCGCTTGGTCACCGCAGCGATTGATCCTGCCCTCAATGAGGACGCTTATATCGTGCCGGGGCTGGGTGACGCCGGCGATCGCCTCTACGGCCCCCGCAATATCGACCTGTAG
- a CDS encoding M20 family metallopeptidase, whose amino-acid sequence MISDYVSEWFSNHRAEVIAWRRHIHRHPETSNNEVETTRFLSRTLREYGLEPHLFPETGLMVDIGPDTELGRLAFRADIDALPVTEVTGLEYTSEVPGVMHACGHDMHTTIALATACALADLNREHPLDFGVRVIFQPAEEVWVGGATDVIEWGALEGVNSIFAVHVEPKLRVGRIGVRAGAITSATDVVEINVSGPGGHTSRPHLSADVVYALGKLLTDLPGLLSRRVDPRTGTVLVFGQVNSGYAPNAIPETGSVSGTMRTADIGIWRDMQTLFSELVEQVLAPLGVEHELVYHRGVPPVLNDDVSTALLASAAQAIDPQAVVQAPQSSGGEDFSWYLEKVPGSMARLGCWSGEGEQHDLHMGDLAPDERAIGVGVKLFGSVAEQFANVED is encoded by the coding sequence GTGATCTCGGACTACGTCAGTGAGTGGTTCAGCAACCACCGCGCGGAGGTCATCGCGTGGCGTCGCCATATTCACCGCCACCCGGAGACCTCCAATAACGAGGTGGAAACCACCCGCTTCCTGTCCCGCACCCTGCGTGAGTACGGCTTGGAGCCGCATCTTTTCCCCGAAACCGGCCTCATGGTGGACATTGGTCCCGATACCGAACTTGGGCGCTTGGCCTTCCGCGCCGATATTGACGCGCTTCCCGTCACCGAGGTCACCGGCCTCGAATACACCTCCGAGGTGCCCGGAGTCATGCATGCCTGCGGGCATGACATGCACACCACCATTGCGCTGGCCACGGCCTGCGCCTTGGCGGACCTCAACCGCGAGCATCCGCTAGATTTCGGAGTTCGTGTCATCTTCCAGCCCGCTGAAGAGGTATGGGTGGGCGGTGCCACCGACGTCATTGAATGGGGTGCGCTCGAAGGTGTGAACTCCATCTTCGCTGTCCACGTTGAACCGAAGCTGCGCGTTGGGCGTATCGGCGTCCGCGCCGGGGCGATTACCTCCGCGACTGACGTTGTGGAAATCAACGTCTCTGGCCCCGGCGGGCACACCTCGCGCCCGCACTTGTCGGCGGACGTCGTCTATGCGCTGGGCAAGCTGCTGACGGACCTGCCGGGTTTGCTCTCGCGCCGCGTTGATCCGCGCACTGGCACCGTCTTGGTCTTTGGCCAGGTGAATTCGGGTTATGCCCCGAATGCGATTCCGGAGACCGGTTCTGTATCCGGCACTATGCGCACGGCAGACATCGGAATCTGGCGGGATATGCAAACGCTCTTCTCCGAGTTGGTGGAACAGGTGTTAGCGCCCCTGGGTGTGGAACATGAGCTGGTTTACCACCGTGGGGTTCCGCCCGTGCTTAACGACGACGTCTCCACCGCCCTCCTCGCCAGCGCTGCCCAGGCCATCGACCCGCAAGCCGTGGTTCAGGCACCGCAGTCCTCGGGCGGCGAAGACTTCTCGTGGTACCTGGAGAAGGTCCCCGGCTCCATGGCTCGCCTTGGCTGCTGGTCCGGTGAAGGCGAACAGCACGATCTCCACATGGGAGATTTGGCACCTGATGAGCGGGCTATCGGCGTAGGCGTCAAACTCTTTGGCTCCGTAGCAGAACAGTTTGCCAACGTGGAGGATTAA
- a CDS encoding short-chain fatty acyl-CoA regulator family protein has protein sequence MSKHYAGARIHALRKERHLTQAAMAKQLGLSTSYLNQLENDQRPLTVTVLMQLTQRFGVDATYFAGDRDLRALAELRQLFPEASEATLTDLSGRFPELLPRLVDAAAHTPAETGPFEAVRDFFYDAHNYVHSLDIAAEELSDSLGDRVLRRGRLASVLQDEFGVTTRFSSSSPRRRTFHNRELHLRAGLTESQLVFEMALQYCLLAYPEHCAELVAELPGEEAQTIGTLGLAQYFAAAVTMPYTQFLATAEETRYDIDVIATAFGTGFETTAQRLSTLQRPGHQGVPFSFIRTDRAGNISKRQSSTAFHFARSGGSCPLWVVHRAFETPNRITRQVASMPDDHTYLWIARFVQGQAQAWGTPRKEFVVGLGCDIAQAERVVYADALNLSPSEATPIGPGCAACPRPACPQRAFPQAGRPVSLDLNASPVSAYATS, from the coding sequence GTGAGCAAACACTACGCGGGGGCGAGAATCCACGCACTACGCAAGGAACGCCACCTCACGCAAGCCGCCATGGCGAAGCAGCTGGGGCTATCCACCAGCTACCTCAACCAGTTGGAAAATGACCAGCGCCCCCTCACCGTCACCGTCCTCATGCAGCTGACCCAGCGCTTCGGTGTTGATGCCACCTACTTCGCCGGGGACCGTGACCTGCGTGCGCTCGCCGAGCTTCGCCAGCTCTTCCCCGAGGCATCTGAGGCAACTCTTACCGACCTCAGCGGGCGCTTCCCTGAACTTCTGCCCCGGCTTGTCGACGCCGCCGCGCACACCCCCGCGGAAACCGGCCCTTTCGAGGCGGTCCGTGACTTCTTCTATGACGCGCACAACTACGTCCATAGTCTCGATATCGCCGCCGAGGAGCTCTCCGATTCGCTCGGGGACCGCGTCCTGCGCCGCGGGCGCTTAGCTTCCGTCTTACAGGATGAGTTCGGTGTCACGACGCGCTTTTCCTCCTCTTCCCCGCGGCGCCGCACCTTCCACAACCGGGAGCTACACCTACGCGCGGGCCTGACGGAATCCCAGCTGGTTTTTGAGATGGCGCTCCAGTACTGCCTGCTGGCCTACCCGGAGCATTGCGCGGAACTCGTCGCTGAATTACCAGGCGAGGAAGCACAGACTATTGGCACGCTGGGCCTCGCGCAATATTTTGCCGCCGCCGTGACCATGCCGTATACCCAGTTCCTCGCCACCGCGGAGGAAACGCGCTACGACATCGACGTCATCGCGACGGCCTTTGGCACTGGTTTCGAAACCACCGCGCAGCGCTTGTCGACGCTACAGCGGCCCGGCCACCAAGGTGTTCCCTTCTCTTTCATCCGCACCGACCGCGCAGGAAATATCTCCAAGCGCCAGTCCTCCACCGCTTTCCACTTCGCCCGCAGCGGTGGTTCCTGCCCGTTGTGGGTGGTGCACCGCGCTTTTGAAACGCCCAACCGCATCACGCGCCAGGTGGCCTCGATGCCCGATGATCACACCTACCTGTGGATTGCGCGCTTCGTCCAAGGCCAGGCCCAAGCCTGGGGCACGCCGCGCAAAGAATTCGTGGTGGGTTTAGGCTGCGATATCGCGCAGGCGGAACGCGTGGTCTACGCAGATGCGCTCAACCTCTCCCCTTCCGAGGCAACCCCCATCGGTCCCGGCTGCGCTGCCTGCCCGCGCCCGGCGTGCCCACAACGCGCCTTCCCACAGGCGGGCCGACCCGTCAGCCTCGACCTCAATGCCTCTCCGGTTTCGGCTTATGCCACCTCGTAG
- a CDS encoding bifunctional 2-methylcitrate synthase/citrate synthase, translating to MSESPEIRKGLYGVVVDETAVSKVVPETNSLTYRGYPVQELARYCSFEEVAYLLWNGELPTQGELVRFSAREKALRHLDRHLIDLITSMPKSCHPMDVLRTAVSFIGSQDPEEYTKDSEHIRRTALELMAKLPTIVALDIRRRRGEGYIEPSRKKGFAENFLWMVFGEEEGSPALSRSDIEAFDKSLILYAEHSFNASTFAGRVVTSTMSDTYSAVTAAIGALKGPLHGGANEAVMKNFLEVGDPAKAEEWTLNKLKNKELVMGFGHRVYKNGDSRVPTMEAAFRELAKDHGQEQWVEMYEKMAKTMYENTSIKIQPNLDFPAGPAYHILGFDIEFFTPIFVMARITGWTAHIVEQNENNSLIRPLSAYNGKEQRSVPPKEI from the coding sequence ATGTCTGAATCCCCAGAGATCCGCAAGGGCCTGTACGGCGTTGTCGTCGACGAGACCGCCGTGTCCAAGGTCGTCCCGGAGACCAACTCCCTGACCTACCGCGGCTACCCGGTTCAGGAGCTCGCACGCTACTGCTCTTTCGAGGAGGTTGCTTACCTGCTGTGGAATGGCGAGCTGCCGACCCAGGGCGAGCTCGTACGCTTCTCCGCTCGTGAGAAGGCGCTGCGCCACCTGGACCGCCACCTCATTGACCTGATTACTTCTATGCCGAAGTCCTGCCACCCGATGGACGTGCTGCGTACCGCAGTCTCCTTCATCGGCTCCCAGGATCCGGAGGAGTACACCAAGGACTCTGAGCACATTCGCCGCACCGCGCTGGAGCTTATGGCGAAGCTGCCGACCATCGTCGCACTCGATATTCGCCGCCGTCGCGGTGAGGGCTACATCGAGCCTTCCCGTAAGAAGGGCTTCGCGGAGAACTTCCTGTGGATGGTCTTCGGTGAGGAAGAAGGCTCCCCGGCCCTGTCGCGCTCCGATATTGAGGCTTTCGATAAGTCCCTCATCCTCTACGCTGAGCACTCCTTCAACGCGTCCACCTTCGCTGGCCGCGTGGTGACCTCCACGATGTCGGATACCTACTCCGCTGTCACCGCTGCTATTGGCGCATTGAAGGGCCCGCTGCACGGTGGTGCTAACGAGGCTGTGATGAAGAACTTCCTTGAGGTCGGCGACCCGGCCAAGGCAGAGGAGTGGACCCTGAACAAGCTCAAGAACAAGGAGCTCGTCATGGGCTTCGGCCACCGCGTGTACAAGAACGGTGACTCCCGTGTTCCGACCATGGAGGCTGCCTTCCGCGAGCTGGCCAAGGACCACGGCCAGGAGCAGTGGGTGGAGATGTACGAGAAGATGGCCAAGACCATGTACGAGAACACCTCCATCAAGATCCAGCCGAACCTGGACTTCCCGGCTGGCCCTGCGTACCACATCCTTGGTTTCGACATTGAGTTCTTCACCCCGATCTTCGTGATGGCCCGCATCACCGGCTGGACCGCACACATCGTGGAGCAGAACGAGAACAACTCCCTCATCCGCCCGCTGTCCGCCTACAACGGCAAGGAGCAGCGCTCCGTTCCGCCGAAGGAAATCTAG
- a CDS encoding Ltp family lipoprotein, which produces MSNPYAAPQFSPEPTPEQPAPQKKKGGCLKWGAGAVAVFVLGGIALNAGSDSDHPTNTAASEPSTSITAAESLESALSTPSLDINNAVADVETAGGNTGSDDNTVPAEHKNALRAAKRYLDFSSFSEAKLYDQLTSEYGSQFSPEAAQYAMDQLDVDWNAEALESAESYLDFSSFSKAKLYEQLTSEYGEKFTPEQAQYAVDTVNADWMAEAVEAAESYQELMPMSGPALLEQLTSEYGEQFTMEEAQHAVSTLGL; this is translated from the coding sequence ATGTCCAACCCTTATGCAGCTCCCCAGTTCTCCCCGGAGCCAACCCCGGAGCAGCCAGCACCACAGAAAAAGAAAGGCGGTTGCCTCAAGTGGGGCGCGGGTGCCGTTGCGGTATTCGTACTCGGCGGCATCGCCCTCAACGCAGGTTCTGATAGCGATCACCCGACTAACACCGCCGCATCGGAGCCAAGCACAAGCATCACTGCCGCCGAATCGCTGGAGTCTGCGCTGAGCACGCCGTCGCTCGATATCAACAACGCCGTAGCTGACGTGGAAACCGCCGGAGGCAATACCGGCAGCGATGACAACACCGTGCCCGCAGAACACAAGAATGCTCTCCGTGCGGCGAAGCGCTATCTGGACTTTTCCTCATTCTCCGAAGCTAAGCTCTATGACCAACTCACGAGCGAATACGGCTCGCAATTCTCACCCGAGGCAGCGCAATACGCCATGGACCAGCTCGATGTGGACTGGAACGCTGAGGCTCTCGAGTCCGCAGAAAGTTACCTCGACTTCTCCTCCTTTTCCAAGGCAAAGCTCTATGAGCAGCTGACCTCCGAGTACGGAGAGAAATTCACGCCAGAGCAGGCGCAGTACGCCGTCGACACAGTGAATGCTGATTGGATGGCCGAAGCCGTCGAGGCAGCGGAGAGTTACCAGGAGCTAATGCCAATGTCCGGCCCGGCACTATTAGAGCAGCTCACCAGCGAATACGGTGAACAGTTCACCATGGAAGAAGCCCAGCATGCGGTGAGCACACTGGGCTTATAA